GATGATACATCCGTTGCGCTGTTTTTTCATCGCTTCGAGATACAAACTTGTGTCAACTTTATATTCATAATACACTTGGAAAAACGTTTCCGCATCTATCGCCATACGCGGGAAAAACTGATTTTTATCTTTATAAACTCCCTGAAACCAGTTTGCATACGTGATGGATTCGATGCCGGGAATTTTTGCAATCTTATCTCGGTACGAAATAGGCAGCGGCATTATGAACGAGACGGCATGACTCGTTACAACTCTGTTCGGAGATGCGATATCAACTCCCGCATTCCACGCGGTAATTACTGTGCGCAACAGACTGAAAGCCATTACCGCAATCGCAATTCCGACAATCGTCAGCGATAAACGCAACTTGTGCCGCTTAAAATTTTTGAGAATGAGTTTGAATATTTTCATAAGAAATTTTTATAGAAATTACAAAACACAAATTTCAAATAACAAATAATTTCTAAAATGCAATTTCCCAAATTCGAATTTGATTATTGGTGCTTGAAATTTATTTGTCATTTGTATTTTGACATTTGGAATTTCTCAAGAAAGTTCTCCTTTATCCAAATGTCGTGTCGTGTGCGCTTTTTCTGCTGCGCGCGGGTCGTGCGTTACCATTACGATTGTTTTCTTTAACTCGCGATTCAAGCGTTCAATAAGAATCATAATTTCTTCCGCAGAATGTTTATCCAAATCTCCGGTCGGTTCATCAGCAACAAGAAGCGTTGGGTCTGTAACGATTGCGCGAGCGATTGCAACTCGCTGTTGTTGTCCGCCGGAAAGTTGTTTCGGCGAATGGTCCATTCTATCACTTAAACCAACGATGCTCAACACTTGTTCGACGTGTTCCTTGCGTTCTTTCTTTTTTAAACTCGTAAGAAGCAACGGAAGTTCAACGTTTTCAAACGC
The genomic region above belongs to Ignavibacteria bacterium and contains:
- a CDS encoding ABC transporter ATP-binding protein — protein: MSNNSAIVSVQNISKSYWREKLEIPVLQNISFDIPEGEFLALMGPSGSGKTTLLNLIAGIDKPTNGTITVSETNVTALNESALAKWRANNVGFVFQFYNLMPVLTAFENVELPLLLTSLKKKERKEHVEQVLSIVGLSDRMDHSPKQLSGGQQQRVAIARAIVTDPTLLVADEPTGDLDKHSAEEIMILIERLNRELKKTIVMVTHDPRAAEKAHTTRHLDKGELS